From the genome of Thermococcus chitonophagus, one region includes:
- a CDS encoding type II toxin-antitoxin system HicB family antitoxin, whose amino-acid sequence MNPKWRGYVAYVPELPGCLSQGEIGEEALKNIRRGDRAVP is encoded by the coding sequence TTGAATCCTAAGTGGAGGGGGTACGTCGCCTATGTTCCAGAGCTCCCAGGATGTCTAAGCCAGGGAGAGATCGGAGAGGAAGCCCTTAAGAATATAAGACGAGGCGATAGAGCTGTACCTTGA
- a CDS encoding MBL fold metallo-hydrolase, whose product MIIEYGDLYLVELPLKLKGYKKFIGSWVIKDLNVIVDVGPASTVKSLKRALDSLGIKVEYVLLTHIHLDHAGGIGHFLRLYPKAKVVVHERGVRHLVNPEKLWKASKRVLGELALAYGKPLPIPEESITKPPGRIEVVETPGHASHHQSYLFGEYLFTGDSAGVYLEVEEEVYLRPATPPRFIKELYVESLEKMLSLGSREICFAHFGMLEDPKILERHKEQVELWVDVVRRNMGKDINSIIEELLEEDKLLKPYEKLEEDIKFREMQGIVNSIKGIMEYLGEGNEDR is encoded by the coding sequence ATGATAATCGAGTATGGAGACTTATACTTGGTTGAGCTTCCTCTCAAATTGAAGGGCTACAAGAAGTTCATTGGCTCCTGGGTGATAAAAGATCTCAACGTGATAGTTGATGTTGGTCCAGCATCGACGGTGAAAAGCCTTAAGCGTGCCCTAGATTCCCTGGGGATTAAGGTGGAGTACGTTCTGCTTACTCATATCCACCTCGACCACGCGGGAGGAATAGGACACTTCCTTAGGCTGTATCCCAAGGCTAAAGTCGTTGTCCACGAGAGAGGAGTCAGGCATTTAGTTAATCCTGAGAAGCTGTGGAAGGCGAGCAAGAGAGTTCTCGGTGAATTAGCTTTGGCATATGGAAAACCTCTCCCAATTCCAGAAGAGAGCATCACAAAACCGCCCGGGAGGATTGAAGTTGTTGAAACTCCCGGACATGCCTCCCACCATCAAAGCTACCTCTTTGGTGAGTACCTCTTTACTGGAGACTCGGCGGGAGTGTACTTGGAGGTTGAGGAAGAGGTGTACCTCAGGCCAGCGACTCCTCCGAGGTTTATCAAAGAACTTTACGTTGAATCCCTTGAAAAGATGCTGTCATTGGGGAGCAGGGAGATATGCTTCGCTCACTTTGGAATGCTGGAAGATCCAAAGATACTGGAAAGGCATAAGGAGCAGGTGGAGCTGTGGGTTGATGTAGTGAGGAGGAACATGGGAAAGGACATTAATTCAATAATTGAAGAACTCTTAGAGGAAGATAAACTCCTAAAGCCTTATGAGAAGCTTGAAGAGGACATAAAGTTTAGGGAGATGCAAGGAATAGTGAATTCAATTAAGGGAATTATGGAGTATTTGGGTGAAGGAAATGAGGATCGTTGA
- a CDS encoding acetamidase/formamidase family protein: MPAEEEIYNDVQTNGIIGPHTKMLGPVADGGRIIFVTAPGCWGPMITPTIRGGHEVNVPVAVDGAEVGDAIAIKIEKIRILSKAASSGVDEFREGAYVGDPYVAKKCPTCNEPWPEFEVVGIGEDAIRCKKCGSPASPFKMKHGYTMVFDHDLGIGITVDKSKAEEIAKNAWEWHALPKNSKQVPILIFAKADLVGIPSRIRPFLGQLGTVPAVDIPDSHNAGDFGYFLIDAPHPYAITKEDYETKLTDGHLDVDSVREGAIVIAPVKIKGGGIYAGDAHAMQGDGEVAGHTTDVTAETTVSVSVIKNLRLDGPLLLPPEEDLPPLAKPWRKDEWEKVEELAKKMGIEIEPVAPIQVIGSGPNINNAAINGFKRAAELFEMSIEEVRNRVTITGAVEIGRLPGIVQVTLQVPLRILEKLGIDEIVVEHYKLPF, encoded by the coding sequence ATGCCTGCTGAGGAAGAAATATACAACGATGTTCAGACGAACGGAATAATAGGGCCTCACACGAAGATGCTTGGCCCTGTGGCAGATGGGGGGAGAATAATCTTTGTAACGGCCCCGGGATGCTGGGGCCCAATGATAACGCCCACTATAAGAGGTGGCCACGAGGTTAACGTTCCAGTTGCCGTTGATGGGGCAGAAGTTGGAGATGCCATTGCAATAAAAATTGAAAAAATTAGGATCCTTTCAAAAGCAGCGTCTTCAGGAGTAGATGAATTTAGGGAAGGAGCTTACGTTGGTGATCCATACGTCGCCAAGAAGTGTCCAACGTGTAATGAACCATGGCCCGAATTTGAAGTTGTCGGAATAGGGGAAGACGCCATAAGATGTAAGAAGTGTGGCTCCCCAGCTTCCCCCTTTAAGATGAAGCATGGATATACAATGGTTTTTGACCATGACCTCGGAATTGGTATAACTGTAGACAAGAGCAAGGCAGAAGAGATAGCGAAAAACGCTTGGGAGTGGCATGCTCTGCCCAAGAATTCAAAGCAAGTACCAATCTTGATATTTGCAAAGGCAGACCTTGTCGGTATACCATCAAGAATAAGGCCATTCTTAGGCCAATTAGGCACTGTTCCAGCAGTTGATATTCCAGACTCTCACAACGCAGGTGACTTCGGCTACTTTTTAATTGATGCTCCTCACCCCTACGCGATTACAAAAGAAGACTATGAGACCAAGCTGACTGACGGTCACTTAGACGTTGACTCCGTTAGGGAAGGGGCCATAGTAATAGCCCCAGTGAAGATCAAGGGTGGGGGAATTTACGCTGGAGATGCCCATGCAATGCAGGGCGATGGAGAAGTTGCAGGCCATACAACTGATGTGACTGCAGAGACAACGGTAAGTGTTTCTGTAATAAAGAACCTAAGACTTGATGGCCCTCTACTCCTTCCGCCAGAAGAAGACCTACCGCCATTAGCGAAGCCATGGAGGAAGGATGAATGGGAAAAAGTAGAGGAATTGGCAAAGAAAATGGGAATTGAGATTGAGCCGGTAGCTCCAATTCAAGTTATAGGGTCGGGGCCAAACATCAATAACGCCGCGATTAATGGCTTCAAGAGGGCCGCAGAGCTCTTCGAAATGAGCATTGAAGAGGTAAGAAATAGGGTGACGATAACCGGGGCTGTTGAGATAGGCAGGCTTCCAGGGATAGTTCAGGTCACTCTCCAGGTTCCCCTTAGGATACTTGAGAAGCTTGGCATTGATGAAATTGTCGTTGAGCACTACAAGCTTCCTTTCTGA
- the panB gene encoding 3-methyl-2-oxobutanoate hydroxymethyltransferase, protein MREVTPRKIMEMKGREKITMITAYDYPSALLADKAGFDIVFVGDSLGMVVYGDENTLNVTMEQMIFHTRAVAKAVKRALVLADMPFGSYEVSVEEGVKNAIKLIQAGADAVKIEGGADHEKLVRKLVRMGIPVMGHTGLTPQRYLRLGGYRIIGGNDEEVEEIIRDAKALERAGAFAVVLEFVYADVAKIVTEEVSIPTIGIGAGPWVDGQVLVWHDVLGLIDFSPPFAKRYANLKEEILKAISEFRREVKEGRFPEKEHYWMRK, encoded by the coding sequence ATGAGAGAAGTAACACCCAGGAAAATAATGGAAATGAAGGGTAGGGAAAAGATAACCATGATCACGGCTTACGACTATCCATCCGCACTTTTGGCAGATAAGGCGGGCTTCGACATCGTGTTCGTGGGAGATTCCCTAGGGATGGTAGTTTACGGTGACGAGAACACCCTAAACGTGACAATGGAGCAAATGATCTTCCACACTAGAGCTGTAGCAAAGGCCGTAAAGAGGGCCCTTGTCTTGGCAGACATGCCCTTCGGGAGCTATGAGGTTAGCGTTGAAGAGGGAGTAAAGAACGCGATAAAGCTTATTCAGGCCGGAGCAGATGCCGTGAAGATCGAGGGCGGGGCTGATCATGAAAAGCTTGTGAGGAAGCTCGTGAGGATGGGAATTCCCGTCATGGGGCATACAGGTTTAACACCGCAGAGGTACCTCAGGCTTGGGGGCTACAGGATAATTGGCGGCAACGATGAGGAAGTTGAGGAGATAATAAGGGATGCAAAAGCCTTGGAGAGAGCAGGGGCCTTCGCGGTAGTTCTGGAGTTCGTTTATGCGGATGTTGCTAAAATAGTTACCGAGGAAGTTTCAATACCGACAATTGGCATTGGAGCTGGTCCATGGGTTGATGGTCAAGTTTTAGTTTGGCACGACGTCCTCGGCTTGATAGACTTCTCACCACCGTTCGCGAAGAGGTATGCAAACCTAAAGGAGGAGATACTTAAGGCGATAAGCGAGTTCAGGAGGGAAGTTAAGGAGGGCAGGTTCCCGGAGAAAGAGCACTACTGGATGAGGAAGTGA
- a CDS encoding ATP-binding protein, producing MFVDRENELSALEERYRSDKAELIFVYGRRRVGKTTLLLEFLRRHGGIYLLARETSEFENLGRFSKRLAEYFKDEFLSLNPFRSWDAFFEYLSARAKERLVVVIDEFPYLVKANPSLPSILQEYWDLKLSKTKIFLVICGSSISMMERLLGYKNPLYGRRTGQIKITSLDFFSARKFLPRYPIEDFVKAYGILGGTPAYLLQFDDSVSIEENLRRYFRPDSFLYGDAMFIFREELDEPRNYFAIMEAIARGKNTLGEIMNETGLERTKVGKYLSVLIDLDFVKREIPITESWKSRKGRYYIKDNYFAFWFRYVSPNADLIESWRGEELVEVVLEDLDNYLGYVFEDVALQFLRCLNERNKLPFKFLKIGRWWHKGEEIDVVTLNEREKKALFVEVKWKEVNNAKKILRDLERKAERVGLKGWEKYYGLIGKVVKRKDKLREDGYFVWDLRDFNGRF from the coding sequence TTGTTTGTTGATAGGGAGAACGAACTCTCGGCCCTTGAGGAGAGGTATAGGAGTGATAAGGCTGAGCTTATTTTCGTTTACGGAAGGAGGAGAGTAGGTAAGACTACCCTGCTTTTAGAGTTCCTAAGAAGGCATGGCGGAATATACCTCTTGGCAAGGGAAACGAGCGAATTCGAGAACCTTGGAAGGTTTTCAAAGAGGCTTGCCGAGTACTTTAAGGATGAATTTCTCTCTTTAAATCCGTTTAGGTCGTGGGATGCCTTCTTTGAGTATCTTTCGGCACGAGCCAAGGAGAGGTTAGTGGTTGTCATAGATGAGTTTCCCTATCTCGTTAAGGCTAACCCTTCCCTGCCCTCTATCCTTCAGGAATACTGGGATCTCAAACTATCAAAAACGAAGATATTCTTAGTTATATGTGGTTCGAGCATTTCAATGATGGAAAGGCTCCTTGGCTACAAAAACCCGCTTTACGGAAGGAGGACTGGACAGATAAAGATTACCTCTCTTGACTTCTTCAGTGCAAGGAAGTTCTTGCCCAGGTATCCAATTGAGGACTTCGTAAAGGCTTATGGAATCCTCGGTGGCACTCCAGCTTACCTCCTTCAGTTTGATGATAGCGTTAGCATAGAGGAAAACCTCAGGAGGTACTTTAGGCCGGACTCTTTCCTTTACGGAGATGCAATGTTCATCTTTAGGGAAGAACTTGATGAGCCCAGAAACTACTTCGCGATAATGGAGGCCATCGCAAGGGGGAAGAACACTTTGGGGGAGATCATGAATGAGACCGGCCTTGAAAGGACAAAGGTTGGGAAGTACCTGAGCGTTTTGATTGACCTTGATTTTGTTAAGAGGGAGATCCCCATAACGGAAAGCTGGAAGAGTAGGAAGGGGAGGTACTACATAAAGGACAACTACTTTGCCTTCTGGTTCCGATATGTTTCGCCTAATGCCGATTTAATAGAATCTTGGAGAGGGGAAGAGCTCGTTGAGGTAGTTCTTGAGGATTTAGACAATTACCTAGGGTATGTATTTGAGGACGTGGCTCTGCAGTTTCTTAGATGCTTAAACGAGCGAAATAAGTTGCCATTCAAGTTCCTGAAGATTGGAAGGTGGTGGCATAAGGGAGAAGAGATTGATGTTGTTACTCTAAACGAGCGGGAGAAGAAAGCTCTTTTCGTTGAAGTCAAGTGGAAGGAAGTTAATAACGCGAAAAAGATACTTAGAGATCTCGAAAGGAAGGCTGAGAGAGTTGGATTAAAGGGGTGGGAAAAATACTATGGCCTTATAGGTAAAGTCGTTAAGAGAAAGGATAAATTGAGGGAAGATGGTTATTTTGTGTGGGATCTGAGGGACTTTAATGGGCGCTTTTAG
- a CDS encoding type II toxin-antitoxin system PemK/MazF family toxin encodes MEFKRGEIVLLPFPFDDLTKAKTRPALIVSSNDFNRISRTVIVVEITSNLKSGFQELNVLIDDKDINRYPGTKPIIPSIIKPYVIFSINKRLIMKKIGMLKEGKLEEVFEKFRAVLL; translated from the coding sequence GTGGAATTTAAGCGGGGCGAAATAGTTCTTCTGCCTTTCCCTTTTGATGATTTAACTAAAGCTAAAACGAGACCTGCATTAATTGTTTCATCAAATGACTTTAATCGAATTAGTCGAACAGTAATAGTTGTTGAGATAACGTCTAATCTGAAGAGTGGATTTCAAGAATTAAACGTTCTAATCGATGATAAAGACATTAACAGGTATCCTGGGACAAAGCCAATAATCCCAAGTATTATCAAACCCTACGTAATCTTTTCAATTAATAAGAGGCTCATCATGAAGAAAATTGGCATGTTAAAAGAGGGGAAGCTTGAAGAGGTATTTGAGAAATTTAGAGCGGTTTTACTCTAA
- a CDS encoding ribbon-helix-helix domain-containing protein, giving the protein MATTIKISVRLPPKIVEEIDRLVQNGVFSSRSDFIKEAVRHYLRELRKEELTEEEKWVLNMVQPILAEDWNSKEDKFWDEY; this is encoded by the coding sequence ATGGCTACCACAATTAAGATCTCAGTAAGGCTTCCTCCAAAAATAGTTGAAGAAATTGACAGATTAGTTCAAAATGGGGTATTCAGTAGTAGGAGTGATTTTATTAAGGAGGCTGTTAGACATTATCTTAGAGAGCTAAGGAAAGAAGAGCTCACCGAAGAAGAAAAATGGGTTTTGAACATGGTTCAGCCAATTCTGGCCGAGGATTGGAACAGCAAAGAGGACAAGTTCTGGGATGAGTATTAG
- a CDS encoding nucleotidyltransferase domain-containing protein — MRFSGLPIGLGELVRVVREFKEKREKVFDIVLYGSVALGKEEPNDYDFMLILKDASAEERFELAFEFKQALLDLGFPHEKLDVKAINLDHLFDQNYLATPGIIIHGYSLTRGEFLHKLMNGEAYALFIIRLAGFDRNSKNKFSFALKGRDGKSGILKELNGKFIAHG; from the coding sequence ATGCGGTTCTCAGGCTTACCGATAGGATTAGGTGAGCTTGTTAGGGTGGTTAGGGAGTTCAAGGAGAAGAGGGAGAAGGTCTTTGATATAGTCTTATATGGATCAGTTGCTCTTGGGAAGGAGGAGCCGAACGACTATGATTTCATGCTTATCTTGAAGGATGCCTCCGCGGAGGAGAGGTTTGAGCTTGCGTTTGAGTTCAAGCAGGCCCTCCTTGACTTGGGTTTTCCTCACGAGAAGCTTGACGTGAAGGCCATAAACCTCGACCACCTCTTTGACCAAAACTACTTGGCAACCCCGGGGATAATAATCCACGGTTATTCCCTCACCAGGGGAGAGTTCCTTCACAAGCTCATGAACGGGGAAGCTTATGCACTGTTCATAATCAGGCTTGCGGGCTTTGACAGGAACTCTAAAAACAAGTTCTCCTTCGCCCTCAAGGGGAGGGATGGGAAGAGTGGGATACTGAAAGAGCTGAACGGGAAGTTCATAGCCCATGGGTAG
- a CDS encoding ATP-binding protein, which translates to MEGGEFGKTALLRKFLENKRGIYFLCSQRRHEKDVERFSREVSSFIGAPIQFKSFKDAFEFLKKHGKLIIIFVEFPYLIEADKGIPSEFQEIMDIVLEGSEIMLVLCGSSIGMMEREVLSYKSPLYGRASGILKVKPFRFFDMVEWFGKDFERLVRLYGVTWGIPRYMEFFKTGDDKEIISNFFEPSTFLFNEARLLLMEELRNPIRYMQIIEAIAMGKTKLSEIAQYVGIEAKDLSAYLKVLSDLGIVKREVPITERKAKRWIYVIEDEYFRFYHRFVSPHYEEIDSLNPEPAIQDFLKNFNTYLEGTFEKVAKEFLIELNKLGRLPFKFTDIGKWWHKKEEIDLVAVDRIKNRALFVEVKWKDAARKNLEEF; encoded by the coding sequence ATGGAAGGAGGAGAGTTTGGAAAAACAGCGCTTTTAAGAAAATTCCTTGAGAATAAGAGAGGCATATACTTCCTCTGCTCTCAGAGAAGACACGAAAAAGACGTGGAAAGGTTCTCCCGCGAAGTGAGCTCTTTCATTGGTGCTCCAATACAATTCAAAAGCTTCAAAGATGCGTTCGAGTTTTTAAAGAAACATGGGAAACTCATAATAATTTTCGTCGAGTTTCCATATCTAATAGAGGCAGACAAAGGAATTCCTTCTGAGTTCCAAGAGATAATGGACATAGTGCTTGAGGGTTCGGAGATAATGCTTGTACTCTGTGGTTCAAGCATCGGAATGATGGAGCGGGAGGTTCTCAGCTATAAAAGTCCCCTCTACGGAAGAGCCAGCGGAATTCTGAAGGTTAAGCCTTTCCGCTTCTTTGACATGGTAGAATGGTTTGGGAAAGATTTCGAAAGACTTGTAAGGCTTTATGGGGTAACGTGGGGAATCCCCAGATATATGGAGTTCTTCAAGACTGGGGATGATAAAGAAATAATCAGCAATTTCTTTGAGCCGAGTACATTCCTATTCAATGAGGCGAGACTTCTCCTCATGGAGGAACTGAGGAACCCAATTAGGTACATGCAGATTATCGAGGCAATAGCTATGGGAAAAACTAAACTCAGTGAAATTGCTCAGTACGTTGGAATTGAAGCCAAGGATCTCTCGGCATACCTTAAAGTCCTGTCAGATCTCGGAATCGTGAAGAGGGAAGTGCCAATAACTGAGAGGAAGGCCAAGAGGTGGATTTACGTTATAGAGGATGAGTACTTCCGCTTTTACCACCGCTTCGTTAGTCCGCACTATGAGGAGATAGACTCTCTAAATCCCGAGCCGGCGATCCAAGACTTCCTAAAAAACTTCAACACATACCTCGAAGGGACATTTGAGAAAGTAGCCAAGGAGTTCTTAATAGAGCTCAACAAGCTCGGAAGATTGCCGTTCAAGTTTACTGATATTGGGAAGTGGTGGCACAAGAAAGAGGAAATTGACCTCGTTGCAGTGGACAGAATTAAAAACAGGGCCCTATTCGTTGAAGTGAAGTGGAAAGATGCAGCGAGAAAGAATCTAGAAGAATTCTAA
- a CDS encoding AAA family ATPase: MLFSVEPKTSIKDVFGRKAEFLDFLEKLENGRRLFVITGPRRIGKTSFLYASLNEIYRMKKIPYIIVDARKVISVNAHNPGEVIAKDILKLAQGKISRTLSRLEEITVRGYGIRLRSKSRELTEILEKINEKYERAIVAFDEAQYLRFAQRDFTLLLAWIYDNLQNLVIVLTGSQVGVLEKFLRFNDYKAPLYGRYHVRIKLPRFNPSEALEFLERGFAEYNMNVPTRELLSAVKTLDGVPGWLTHYGAYRVDGLSHWDAIEKVLEEAKGYIESEFKELDELSPRYRAIMEIVATITSTQPTARRKDILNALTLREGKEIDSKDLRKYLMRLVDYGFLEHTGYGEYYIPDPVVKRVFQR, translated from the coding sequence ATGCTGTTCAGCGTTGAACCTAAGACATCTATAAAGGATGTATTTGGGAGGAAAGCTGAATTCTTAGATTTCCTTGAGAAGCTTGAAAATGGGAGAAGACTGTTCGTTATAACCGGCCCAAGGAGAATTGGAAAAACGAGCTTTCTCTATGCCAGCCTGAATGAAATATATAGAATGAAAAAGATCCCATACATAATAGTTGACGCAAGGAAGGTGATCTCAGTTAACGCACATAATCCGGGCGAAGTTATAGCAAAGGACATCCTGAAATTAGCACAGGGCAAGATTTCAAGAACGTTGTCAAGACTTGAGGAAATTACCGTGAGAGGGTATGGAATAAGGCTTAGGAGCAAAAGTAGGGAGCTTACGGAGATCCTTGAGAAGATTAATGAAAAGTACGAGAGGGCAATAGTTGCCTTTGATGAGGCTCAGTACCTGAGGTTTGCGCAGAGGGATTTCACGCTACTCCTTGCTTGGATTTACGATAACCTCCAGAACCTCGTGATAGTTCTGACGGGCTCTCAAGTCGGAGTACTCGAAAAGTTCCTCCGCTTTAATGATTATAAAGCTCCTTTATACGGGAGATATCATGTAAGGATAAAGCTTCCCCGCTTCAATCCTTCGGAGGCCCTTGAGTTCCTTGAGAGGGGATTTGCCGAATACAATATGAACGTTCCAACTCGGGAGCTTCTCTCAGCAGTTAAAACGTTGGATGGTGTTCCTGGGTGGTTAACCCATTACGGGGCGTATAGAGTTGACGGCCTCTCCCACTGGGATGCAATAGAGAAAGTGCTTGAGGAGGCAAAAGGGTATATAGAGTCTGAATTTAAGGAATTAGATGAATTAAGTCCAAGGTACAGGGCGATAATGGAGATAGTTGCAACGATAACATCAACACAGCCAACGGCCCGCAGGAAAGATATCCTTAACGCTTTAACACTCCGTGAAGGGAAGGAAATAGATAGCAAGGATCTGAGGAAGTACCTCATGAGATTGGTTGACTACGGCTTCCTAGAGCACACAGGCTACGGGGAGTACTACATCCCTGACCCAGTCGTTAAGAGGGTCTTTCAGCGCTGA
- a CDS encoding TldD/PmbA family protein gives MFDVNELILKKAKELGFGDVVVLSYEMNRRQVRFANNEVTVAKHWHEKKVELFVEWEKRIAGTSITDLSEENIEKTLKTLKANLEKMKPKEDYYGIAEGPFKYKDIPETFDKAIVELDDPSEYVERAINAALEEGAKRVAGVLYTDHNKLYLTTSNGVEAFDEGTGIEISVRAFIGDLESGHGTNSVRVLKKFDPESAGRKAGEIAKLARNPEQGPEGRFDVIFDPLAFANLLSYMGWAFSAFAVEAGFSYFANKLDQKVASDVVTIKDIGNLPNGYATRKFDDEGVPTRETTLIENGVLKTYLFNTSLAKKYKRETTANAGLIAPRAWNIVLEPGDYTKDELFQEVKKGIYITNVWYTRFQNYMTGDFSTIPRDGIFLVENGELKPIRNIRVSDNMLRILQNVVALTKDSYHIHWWEVSRPVTTPYVLVKEVGITRATK, from the coding sequence ATGTTTGATGTTAACGAGCTCATCCTTAAGAAGGCCAAGGAGCTCGGCTTTGGAGATGTCGTAGTTTTGAGCTATGAGATGAACAGGAGGCAGGTTAGGTTCGCGAACAACGAGGTCACCGTTGCGAAGCACTGGCACGAGAAGAAGGTGGAGCTGTTCGTCGAGTGGGAGAAGAGAATCGCGGGGACGAGCATTACCGACTTGAGCGAGGAGAACATAGAGAAGACCCTCAAGACCCTAAAGGCCAACCTCGAGAAGATGAAGCCCAAGGAGGACTACTACGGAATCGCCGAGGGGCCCTTCAAGTACAAGGACATCCCCGAGACCTTTGACAAGGCGATAGTAGAGCTTGACGATCCTAGCGAGTACGTTGAGAGGGCGATAAATGCGGCGCTTGAAGAGGGAGCCAAGAGGGTTGCTGGAGTTCTCTACACAGATCACAACAAGCTGTACTTAACGACGAGCAATGGCGTTGAGGCATTCGATGAAGGAACCGGAATAGAGATAAGCGTTAGGGCCTTCATCGGCGACCTCGAGAGCGGACACGGGACGAACTCAGTCAGGGTTCTCAAGAAGTTCGATCCAGAATCCGCGGGAAGGAAGGCTGGAGAGATAGCCAAGCTGGCAAGGAACCCCGAGCAGGGGCCCGAGGGAAGGTTTGATGTAATCTTCGATCCACTGGCCTTCGCCAACCTGCTCAGCTACATGGGCTGGGCGTTTTCAGCCTTCGCCGTTGAAGCTGGCTTCAGCTACTTCGCCAACAAGCTCGACCAGAAAGTCGCGAGTGATGTGGTAACGATAAAGGACATCGGCAATCTGCCCAACGGCTACGCAACGAGGAAGTTCGATGACGAGGGAGTTCCCACTAGGGAAACTACCCTCATAGAGAACGGCGTCCTGAAGACTTATCTCTTCAATACGAGCTTGGCCAAGAAGTACAAGAGGGAGACAACAGCAAACGCTGGTTTAATTGCCCCGAGGGCATGGAACATAGTCCTCGAGCCCGGAGACTACACCAAGGATGAGCTCTTCCAGGAGGTGAAGAAGGGAATCTACATCACGAACGTCTGGTACACTAGGTTCCAGAACTACATGACCGGTGATTTCTCGACGATACCCAGGGACGGAATATTCCTCGTTGAGAACGGTGAACTAAAGCCGATAAGGAACATTAGAGTGAGTGACAACATGCTCAGAATTCTCCAGAATGTAGTTGCTTTAACGAAGGATTCATATCACATCCACTGGTGGGAGGTTTCGAGGCCGGTAACTACTCCGTACGTTCTGGTGAAAGAGGTGGGAATAACTAGGGCTACCAAATGA
- a CDS encoding TldD/PmbA family protein, with product MHDLVEFAVERALNLGAEYAEARFEEKQGTSIAMKNGVPEGLSLLSDRGIGIRVLVNGGMGFASTNVLTKESVAEAVERAVKLAKSASKLRKEPIKFSEEYFHQVKYEVKMKKDFRDVPPEEKLELLKKIEEEVTGTGIKVPMRYLAYSDHVWHKIFMNSEGALVESLIPRVSVMYNLVVFENGQMEQAPFISRAFSGGLELIERDEPWERAKREVETLRKLIVEGKRPPEGKVDLVISPEVAGIAVHESVGHPYELDRIMGREAAQAGESFVKPDMLGERIGSEVVTVIDDPTIPNSWGFYLYDDEGVKARPRYLIRNGIITEFLMNREYAYKLGLKSNAAARAINYNREPIVRMANTYLAPGDYSFEELIEDIKLGVYMVSFNEWNIDDRRYQQRYIGREAYLIENGEIKHPVKRPILEITTRGLWSSVDAVGKEVEFHPGTCGKGEPGQGVPVWMGGAHARLRDIPLRRP from the coding sequence ATGCATGACTTAGTTGAGTTCGCGGTAGAGAGGGCTCTAAATCTAGGGGCAGAGTATGCGGAGGCAAGGTTTGAGGAAAAACAGGGAACTTCAATTGCAATGAAGAATGGTGTTCCAGAGGGATTAAGCCTGCTCTCTGACAGGGGAATTGGAATTAGAGTTCTCGTCAACGGCGGAATGGGTTTCGCAAGCACGAACGTCCTAACTAAGGAGAGCGTTGCTGAAGCTGTTGAAAGAGCTGTAAAGCTTGCTAAATCTGCTTCAAAGCTCAGGAAAGAGCCGATAAAGTTCAGCGAAGAGTACTTTCACCAGGTCAAGTACGAGGTCAAGATGAAGAAGGATTTTAGGGATGTTCCTCCGGAAGAGAAGCTTGAACTCCTAAAGAAGATCGAGGAGGAGGTTACGGGGACTGGAATAAAGGTGCCAATGAGGTATCTTGCATATTCTGACCATGTTTGGCACAAGATATTCATGAACAGCGAAGGAGCGTTGGTTGAGAGCTTAATCCCAAGGGTTTCCGTAATGTACAACTTGGTAGTCTTTGAGAACGGCCAGATGGAACAGGCCCCCTTCATTTCTAGGGCTTTCTCAGGAGGGCTTGAGCTGATTGAGAGGGATGAACCCTGGGAGAGGGCCAAGAGGGAAGTTGAGACCTTAAGAAAGCTGATAGTTGAAGGAAAGAGGCCTCCAGAGGGCAAAGTTGATCTCGTTATAAGCCCTGAGGTAGCCGGAATTGCGGTTCATGAGAGCGTTGGGCACCCCTATGAGCTCGACAGGATAATGGGAAGGGAGGCCGCTCAGGCAGGGGAGAGCTTCGTTAAGCCGGACATGCTTGGAGAGAGAATCGGAAGTGAAGTTGTAACTGTAATAGATGATCCAACGATTCCAAACAGCTGGGGCTTCTACCTCTACGATGACGAGGGCGTAAAAGCGAGACCGAGGTACCTGATAAGGAACGGAATAATAACTGAATTCCTCATGAACAGGGAGTACGCTTACAAGCTTGGCCTTAAATCAAACGCCGCAGCTAGGGCGATCAACTACAACAGGGAGCCGATAGTTAGGATGGCCAACACCTACCTCGCGCCCGGTGATTACTCCTTCGAGGAGCTCATCGAGGACATAAAGCTCGGCGTCTACATGGTCTCCTTCAACGAGTGGAACATCGACGATAGAAGATACCAGCAGAGGTACATCGGCAGGGAAGCCTACCTGATCGAGAACGGCGAGATAAAGCATCCCGTGAAGAGGCCGATTCTTGAGATCACAACCAGAGGGCTGTGGAGTAGCGTTGATGCCGTGGGCAAGGAAGTTGAGTTCCACCCAGGAACCTGCGGTAAAGGTGAGCCAGGCCAAGGAGTTCCCGTTTGGATGGGTGGAGCGCACGCGAGGCTTAGGGACATTCCCTTAAGGAGGCCGTGA